One part of the Vicia villosa cultivar HV-30 ecotype Madison, WI linkage group LG6, Vvil1.0, whole genome shotgun sequence genome encodes these proteins:
- the LOC131609881 gene encoding protein HEADING DATE 3A-like isoform X2: MAGSSRNPLAVGRVIGDVIDSFENSVPLRVTYGNRDVNNGCELKPSHVGNQPRVLVDPDSPSPSNPTFREYLHWLVTDIPATTEVSFGNEIVSYERPRPTSGIHRFVFILFRQQCRQRVYAPGWRQNFNTREFAELYNLGSPVAAVFFNCQRESGSGGRTFR; the protein is encoded by the exons ATGGCGGGTAGTAGCAGGAATCCTCTCGCTGTTGGTCGTGTAATTGGTGATGTGATAGATTCCTTTGAAAATTCTGTTCCTCTCCGAGTCACCTATGGTAATAGAGATGTGAATAATGGTTGTGAGCTTAAACCCTCTCACGTTGGCAATCAACCCAGA GTTCTTGTGGATCCTGATTCACCCAGCCCAAGTAACCCTACTTTTAGGGAGTACCTTCATTG GTTGGTGACCGATATTCCAGCAACTACTGAAGTCAGTTTCG GTAACGAGATTGTGAGTTACGAAAGGCCACGACCTACCTCGGGGATCCATCGTTTCGTGTTCATATTATTCCGCCAGCAGTGTAGACAAAGGGTTTATGCTCCAGGATGGCGACAGAATTTCAACACAAGAGAATTTGCTGAACTCTACAATCTTGGTTCACCAGTTGCTGCTGTTTTCTTCAACTGTCAGAGGGAGAGTGGCTCTGGTGGAAGAACATTTAGATAA
- the LOC131609881 gene encoding protein HEADING DATE 3A-like isoform X1 yields the protein MAGSSRNPLAVGRVIGDVIDSFENSVPLRVTYGNRDVNNGCELKPSHVGNQPRVSVGGNDLRNVYTLVLVDPDSPSPSNPTFREYLHWLVTDIPATTEVSFGNEIVSYERPRPTSGIHRFVFILFRQQCRQRVYAPGWRQNFNTREFAELYNLGSPVAAVFFNCQRESGSGGRTFR from the exons ATGGCGGGTAGTAGCAGGAATCCTCTCGCTGTTGGTCGTGTAATTGGTGATGTGATAGATTCCTTTGAAAATTCTGTTCCTCTCCGAGTCACCTATGGTAATAGAGATGTGAATAATGGTTGTGAGCTTAAACCCTCTCACGTTGGCAATCAACCCAGAGTGAGTGTTGGTGGAAACGATCTCAGAAACGTCTATACCCTA GTTCTTGTGGATCCTGATTCACCCAGCCCAAGTAACCCTACTTTTAGGGAGTACCTTCATTG GTTGGTGACCGATATTCCAGCAACTACTGAAGTCAGTTTCG GTAACGAGATTGTGAGTTACGAAAGGCCACGACCTACCTCGGGGATCCATCGTTTCGTGTTCATATTATTCCGCCAGCAGTGTAGACAAAGGGTTTATGCTCCAGGATGGCGACAGAATTTCAACACAAGAGAATTTGCTGAACTCTACAATCTTGGTTCACCAGTTGCTGCTGTTTTCTTCAACTGTCAGAGGGAGAGTGGCTCTGGTGGAAGAACATTTAGATAA
- the LOC131609882 gene encoding protein HEADING DATE 3A-like translates to MASGSRNPLVVGRVIGDVLDPFESSISLQITYGNRNVTNGCELKPSQVANQPQVNIGGNDPMIYYTLVLVDPDAPSPSYPSFREYLHWMVTDIPASTGASFGNEVVSYEKPRPNLGIHRYVFVLLRQRCRQIVYAPGWRQNFNTREFVELYNLEFPVAAVFFNCQREAGSGGRTFT, encoded by the exons ATGGCCAGTGGTAGCCGGAATCCTCTAGTTGTTGGGCGTGTAATTGGGGATGTATTAGACCCCTTTGAAAGTTCAATTTCTCTCCAAATTACCTACGGAAATAGGAATGTTACTAATGGTTGTGAGCTTAAACCTTCCCAAGTTGCCAATCAACCTCAAGTGAATATTGGTGGAAACGACCCCATGATCTACTACACCCTG GTGTTAGTAGATCCTGATGCACCTAGCCCAAGTTACCCCAGTTTTAGGGAGTACCTTCATTG GATGGTGACTGATATTCCAGCTTCTACCGGGGCTAGTTTTG GTAATGAGGTTGTAAGTTATGAAAAGCCACGACCCAACTTAGGGATTCATCGTTACGTGTTTGTGTTATTACGTCAACGGTGTAGACAAATAGTCTATGCTCCGGGATGGCGACAGAATTTTAATACAAGAGAATTCGTTGAACTTTACAATCTTGAATTTCCAGTTGCTGCAGTGTTCTTCAATTGTCAAAGGGAAGCTGGCTCTGGAGGAAGAACCTTTACATAA